A segment of the Oncorhynchus tshawytscha isolate Ot180627B linkage group LG06, Otsh_v2.0, whole genome shotgun sequence genome:
ACTGCAGAGCCAGCAGTCAGTGAAAACACTTCATCGGAAAGTAGTCATGTATATTCTAACCCAGGCATCTCTTACCTGTGGAGCACGACAGGCTTCTCCATGGGGTGTCCAAGAAGCTCCTGAATCTGATCCCACTAAGGGAGACACAACCATAGTGAGTCAGGAGAACACAAAGCTTCTATGAAGTCACAGATACCTATAAAGTTTAAACATAGTTGCTTGTGTGGTGTTTTTCACAACTCTTTAtcaaaaatatacagtatgttgtaggAAAACATTCAGTTAGGCAAATTACTGACCTTGCTGTAGGTAGTGAGAATGCAGTCCTCCCACTGAGCATCAGCAGCTTCTGAAAGACACAGACAAGATTACATGAGGAGACTTGACATAGgtcagagaggagacaggcagaGTACAAAAGGAGCACCAAAAAAATTAGGAAATACAATACAAAAGCTGATTAGAAACTCACCTTTCTTAATGACAAGTGGAATCTTGAAATCGCATCGATGATATCTAGTATTGAGAGATTTTACATGTTACTGAGTGGGGAGCCGTTCAGTCCTGCGACTACATTATTTCAACCACTAAAGAGTTAATAGCCTCTTATGGCTCTACTGCAAATCATTCATTCAAATGAATCatatgtctgaacattgcatatTTGAGCCAAGGGCCAATAAAGTGCCAGTCTTAACTGAGgcagagagacttacatgttGAAATTGTAATGACCAGGGAAGTTGGTATGAAGGACAAACTTCTTCACCAGGTGTGTGGTGGAATCAAAGAGTATGTCCTAGAACGACAGGAAGAGGGAACAGAGGTCAAAACTGCACATTGAGCTTTAATGTCAACATAAAAAAGACAAGccctctctttaccccccccccaaatataATACCAAGACCTACCACCCCCAGGGTGAAGTAGTTGAAGAAGTAGTCATTGCATTTGGACGGGACCTGCTTGTGAGGCGACGGAGAGTGGATCTTCATCTGAAACAGGAAACCAAAACATGAAGAGAGCTTGTTTATAAACAGAGAGCAGCAAGTCAAGTCTGAGAGAAGGGGGTCAGGGTaaaagagggagacagggaagagagttAAGGGCCATACCTTGTCCTCTGACTTGTAGAAGACCTTGTGTGGCGAGCCCAGAGCGCTCAGCACATCTTGACAGGAGTCTCCAAAGTAGATGTTCCTCTCCACAGCACGCACCTTGGCATCAGCCATCACCCCCGGCCCGCAGCCTGACAACAGGACACAAGTATACTCATTATCCAAGCTGAATATGACCTGATGTTGCAAAACTGTTGGAGCACATAATTTCAGTACGAATGCATATAATACATCAAACCAGAGACAACAAAAACAGCTGGTCAAAAGACACACGTCTAAACACTGGATGGGGGATTCCAAGAGACTTTCAGATGACTTAACATGTTTTGATAGCCCTCTTCCCATCTACTAAAGGGCGTAGAGTACAAGTACATAGTGTACATGGCTCCTCCTGTAGGTTATTTAGCTCAGCCTCTCCAGGGGAGGGGCCTGTCAGAGGTGATATCTGGTGATGAGATCATCAGGGCTTTACATATGGACTGGAGAGGGCATGGAACTGAGGGACTTGCAGAAAGCACTATTCTGTAGCTCCAGCAGGAGGCTCTATTACAGTCCTAACAACAGAGCTGGAGGAAGGAATTAATtaaaggaagggagagaagacTAGCCTGATCCAATTAGAATTGTGGATGGATTGAGCTACGGAAAAAGAACACCTACGTCCTCCAGTCCCGTCAGTGAAATGTGTTCAGAGAGCCTCAAAATAAATATCAACCCGAACACAATTAGCTTCAATTACACAGTTCTGATGGTGATGTACTCATAGACATGAGTGGGTTGAGATGTCCCTTTGCTATGTACCTGCAGTGAGGATGCGAAGTCTCAGACCAAGTGGTCCCGCACCATTCTTCAGCACGTCCACACACTCTGCATACACGTTGCCAAGGAAACAGGCAAGGGGCATCACTGGAGCCCTGAGGAGCGACAGAGTGAGTCACAGTCATGTTTTTTTCTGCAATCCAAGATCACACATCTCGCAATACTTTTAAACCTAACCATATTCAAAGGAGAAGATGGTGTTAGTTGAAGCATTTCCATTGGAGTAAACAagctcaccaaacacacagtatTTTCCCCTTCACCTTATACTCCACCTGCTTCCTCAATCTCCCCATAAACTTGCCATGCTCATACATTATTCCAGGTGTGCTTGTGAATACATTATGTTCTTACTTGGTGTCCTGTAGGTTGTTCCCAGTATATATGTACATCCGTTTCACTGTGGCCCCGTGCGGAATCTGCAGGGAGGCCAAGCCATGGGCAAAGTTAGGCTGTCAAAGCAAAACAACTGGGAGTAGATTGGCGTGTGCATTTCAACAGCTCACATTCAACATATAGAGACACAAGCACTCACATCAACAGCTTTATACTGTAGCAATGcactttcacaaaaaaatacatactAAGCAATTTTTTGGCAGATTTATTTTGTATTTCCAGCATTATCAAATGCTTCAAAACCAAATCAAATACTCATGCATCATATTGTTGATGTAGCAATTAGTTTGTTAATTCCCATGGGGTCAAATTGAGACACAGGGTTTTTTATTATTTAACAAATAATCCAAGCCAAAAAGACTAGTACTTTATCTGGTTAACAAGGTCTATTACGGGTTGTCAGCCAGGTAAAGTCAATTTGAAAAAATAGATGAGGGAAACTCTTAAGGGTACCACAAGAAGAGCAAGTTACGGAATACATTTGCAGtgtggtagatactgtatgtcaaACAGGGTTTATAAGGAAATTATAAAGCCAGTCAGATAAAAACAGCATACTAGGGATAAATACAACAGGAACAGGTAATAGTCTCACCTCATACTTGGGAGCTTCATTCCATGAGTCAAgctggaaggagaaggagagtccCCGAAAGTTCAAGTGAAACAGTTGCTCTGCAGCATTGTATACTGTGGAGTGAGGAAAACATGGTCAAACACAAGCCTACCTTGCAGCATTCTACAGTACTACCAATAAGAAACCAAGTTGTATCTGCTGATTGGTGAGTGTCTTTCCCTTACCTCCAGGGTGTGTGGCACCAAAGGACTGGTCAATCTGCTCTATAGTGGGTGCTATAGCCTGAGTGTTGAAATGTACTCCACTGCAAGACAATGACACCATTTAGGCTTAGATACTATTGCAAtatattaccaaaagtatgtggacacctgctcatcaaacatctcattccaaaataatgggcattaatatggagttggtcaccagtttgctgctataaaagcctccactcttctgggaaggctttcccctaaatattggaacattgctgcggggacttgcttccatttagccacaagagcattagtgaggtcggcactgatgttgggtgattggACCTGGCTCgaagttggcgttccaattcatcccaaaggtgttcgatggagttaagggctctgtgaaggccagtcaagttcttccacaccgatctcaacaaaccatttctgtatggacctcgctttgtgcacgggggcattgtcatgctgaaacaggaaagggccttccccaaactgttgccacaaagttggaagcacagaattgtcactgtatgctgtagcattcagatttcccttcactggaagtaagtggcctagcccgaaccaggtagggcaggtagcgttcttctggcatccgccaaatacAGATtaatctgtcggactgccagttggtgaagcgtgattcatcacgccaaagaacgcgtttccactgctccaaagtccaatggcggcgagttttacaccactccagccgacgctttgcATTGTGATCTGAGGCTTGCGTGCTTcaggaggcagtttggaactcgatagtgagtgttgcaaccgaggaccgaCGATTTTTATGCACtaagcgcttcagcactcggcggccccactctgtgagcttgtgtcgcctaccacttcgcagctgagccgttgtggctcctatttccacttcacaataacagcacttacagttgaccggggcagctctagcatggcagaaatctgacagactgacttgttggaaaggtggcatcctatgacagtgccacattgaaagacactgagctcttccattctactgccaaagtGTTtcgatggagattgcatggctgtgtgctagatttgatatacctgtcagcaacgggtgtggctgaaatagccgagtccactcatttgaagtgccactaatttgaaggggtgtccacatacttttgtatatgtagtaGCACAAAGTCCCACATCCAACATAAGATAAACAATGTGCAAAACAAACTATTCTCACTAAGTAAAATAAACAAATCCAGTCTGACAAATTCCCACCTCGCTCACATATACATTTGTTAATACTCACACAGCTATTCACACTAGGAACAGATGATCACTCACCAGTATTTCAATTTCACTTTGCTCAAGTCGTATACTTCAATCACCTAAACATTACAGCAACAAGAGACGTGATTAGTGTTCAACATACAGTATTTACTGAATGAAGTCTAAAGTCACGAGAGCACCCCTCCCTCACCTTCAGTCTCTGGTTACAGGCATCAAACAGCAGTTTCATTCCATCCTGAGTCAAGTTGAGTATGAGGTCATGACTGAGTGGCATCTAGAAACACAGAAAGATAACATGTAATTACAGGGTACAGTCAATCAAGAATATGTCACATTAATCTGACAGCCCACACCCTACATCATATCAAAGAGCAGTCATCTCATCTCTTACTTGTTCACTGTAGAGAACCTGGACATTCTTGATGATGCGGCAGTGTTTCTGTAAAATGGAAATGGCCTGGGCCAATGGCATCCCTGTGACAAAAAGATGGAGAAGATACGAGATAGATTTAGTCTGCATTTACAAATTACAAACAAATATGTCAAATAACGGACAGGGAAAACATTTATGGTGTGTTGTTGGATGAAGAAATACCAAATAACCTATTATCTTCTGAGTCGCTTACCTAATGCGAATTCCCATTGCTCATGTCCTAAAGATCTTTCAGGAACAACTTCCAGATCCAGCATTGGCAAGTAGGGAGAAGGATTTTCAAGGAGGTTCTGTGCCTGTGCCAGAACTGGACTGTTCTTTAATATTAGACTGCCTGATCCTTCTCTTCTTAAATCACTCCTTTTCAATTGCACGGTTTCTACACAACATGAAGCtattaacacaataaaataatactTAATTCATAGGCATACACAATACGGGTTTACATAAAACAACCTGAAATATATTGACAGTGGGACAAATGACACCTTCTCAGAGGCCAAGACACTCCAACACTTAGTTACGACACATTGCTATTACCATACTTTTGGACCAGAGATCCTTGCTGACAACGTTGGCATTCAGGAATTGCGCAACAAACTTCCTAAATTGCACACAAAGCTAACTGAGAATTACAGGTTGGTGGCTGACATATAACTCTACCAACAGGTCGCAGTTGAGCTAACTGAGTGATGTGCAAATGACGGTCACACCAcaacaactagctagctagctagtctgaAATCTTTCCACACTCGTCACTATCTAAACAGCTCTGTTGTCTCGCTTCTGATTAGACAACTCAGGAGCTTGACAACAATTATCGGCGACTTgtagctatgctagctagctctCCTGTATAGTTATTGTTATCAAAATCCACGCAcaattataaataaatataaaacgaTGTTCAAAAAGAAGAAACCAAATACTGCAATTCTgtctgacaaaacaaaaacaaagaacgtCTCAAACCCGTTGACTGACGTTACGTTGCTGTTTTCTTTCTTCCCGAGGATTCAACAGCAATCTAGCTAGCTATGAATTGAAATTGTAACAGTGAGTCACTTAGCTAATTTTCATAACATCCCTAATATTTAAATGTCCATCGAATTCCTTTTTTCGTTTGTTGTGTCTTTATCGTGAATTGAAGAGAAAGGAATATAAACACTTCACAAACAACGGCAACTTCCAACAAAACACCACCACTATCAGCTGATTATTCAACTTCCTGTGTGTCGTGAAGAAACAGCCACTTCCTGGTCAGCTGACCAACATATTTCttcaaaatatgtttttctcGCTTATCATGTTTAAATTATAGGCTATAATATCTATGTGAACATGTCTATGTTTGCACATTTCTATAATTAGTGCAATTAACACGAATCATTTCTCATCAAACTGTATGCTAATCAAAAACTTGTCTATGGCCAGGCTATATACATTGTGCAATTTAAGTACTATTCATTAATATTCAGATACAGTATAAAACTAAACTATTCGACTTAAATGTTTATTATGCTGACTTCAATGAGCATACAGGTGTAGCCTATTCATGGTGCACTGGTATCATGTTTGCTGGTAGTTCATGGTTGTAAGATTGCCTGTTATGAGTGTCTGACTCGGGTGATGAGTTCTGTTTACCATTTCATGTGTTTACAAACTTCAGAGTCTTGTGACTGAACAATGCCATACTTGAAAGATTATCTGAGTTCAAGTTCGGAGCACACATCGACCTGGCTAGACCTGAGACTAGCAACTTGTTGAGCATAGTAATTATTCATAGGACAAAATAACCTCAAAGAGAGGCAGACAGCCTTTAAATTATAGACAGTCATAAAGTCAGTGATAAATTAGTGTTTCTGGCAATGGTGATTCTTAAAAAATGCACAAGACCTAGTAAATCGTTTGTTACAAGTTTATTATGAAACACATCAAATTCAACACTTCAGATTTAAATTGCCCCTTAACAAAACAAGCTAAACAAGCTAAACCAtaaaacagaaagaaagaaaactaaATTCTTCAGTAAAATCTTAAAAGGTAGGCcattaaacacagaaatacacagtTCTTCATAGCATAACCTGAACACAACAAAGGTCAACCTGTATCAATAACttaaaacaaataagaaaataaacctttttttttaagtGAGCAAACTAGGAAATATTCTCTGGTGTGTAACTTGCCTTAATGCCAGCATTAAGTGAAGGGTGAAGCTCAGACAGGGCTACAGCTAACTGGGACTCAGGGGAGTAGGCCTACACATGAAGGGAAAGATGAATTATATTGGGAATCAAGGCTGGGATTTGTCATAACTGCAGTGTTTCTTTGGACATTCCTGACCTCATGCAAACATATTGTACTATCTAACCAACATTTCAATCAAATAAAGGTTCACAAAATCGAGAAGTAATAAATACCCAATATTTCTATTTGTTTTTGGTTGTAGCTGGAGGTAGGCCAGTTAGTTTCTGAGTGTCCAATACATTTTGTAATTCTATTCAAGAGCACTGATACTTTAATCGGGTACCCTATACACTGGAGTATATATCAAACAAACCATTTGAAATAGAGCTCTCAGAAAATGGTGAAATACTGTACACATTGCATAAACATCACTGTGGAAGGTAGCATATACCTGTTCGTTCCTGCTCCCTACATTGGTATGCTAACTTGAGGTGtcacaccgtgcttctacacctgcattgcttgctgtttggggttttaggctgggtttctatacagcactttgagatatcagatgatctaagaagggctttataaatacattggatttgatttacTAAAGCAACAGGCTAAGACCATACACATTGTTTTAATGAGCTAGAAATGCAAAAGAACTGCATCATTAGTGGGATGTAAAACATTATGCAAGtatgtgatatgaaagtatttAGGATAAAAACCTAAGAACATAATCCAAGGAAATACAATCACATGCAGTATGAAATTAGAACTTGATTCCCCAGCAAAGTGTGACAAACTCCTGCCTCTCCCACTGTCCACCTAAACCCCATTATTTCTGACCTGCACATCCACATCTTACAACTTGATGTCTACCATTCATCCCTTTACAAAACATAGGCTACTTCCTCCACCTTTCCTCTTTATTCAAATTAAAGCAAATGAACTTTGAATAAAATACTGAGCTGATACATTACAAATGACTGGTGGAAAACCACCAGTACATTACTGCTGCTAGACTTGACCTTAACTTTTTCCTTTCATTTCAAATATTGAGCCTCAGACTGTACAATCCATCACTGTTCAAACTGAATAACATACACACCTGTATTCCTGTGATttatcttaccctaaccctatctttatcctaaccctaaccctagccctaaccttaactctaacccttattttaaattctaaacctaaccctagccctaaccttaactctaacccttattttaaattctaaacctaaccctagccctaaccttaactctaacccttattttaaattctaaacctaaccctagccctaaccttaactctaacccttattttaaattctaaacctaaccctaaccttaactctaacccttattttaaattctaaacctaaccctagccctaaccttaactctaacccttattttaaattctaaacctaaccataaccctagccctagccctaaccttaactctaacccttattttaaattctaaacctaaccctagccctaaccttaactctaacccttattttaaattctaaacctaaccctaaccctagccctaaccttaacgctAACCCTTATTTtaaattctaaacctaaccctaaccctagccctaaccttaactctaacccttattttaaattctaaacctaaccctagccctaaccttaactctaacccttattttaaattctaaacctaaccctaaccctagccctaaccttaacgctAACCCTTATTTtaaattctaaccctaaccctagccctaaccttaactctaacccttaTTTTAaattctaaacctaaacctaactttaaccataactttagcaagcagttgcttatcatcAGATAGCTTGTTGAACGTATGACCATCTGTATATCATCTATacgggactatccaaataaagtgtgaccgaCAACTTTATTTGAATAAACCGTTACAACTATTCCGctaggggaagagaaggaaacaCTGACAACAGCTAAATAATTGATCaaactcaaggatattcagataACCTGAAACATACGAAACAAAACTGTTGGGTATGTTAGTGAGACAATGTTGCTGTGCCTTTGCATCATTTTCTGGGAGAAATGTACTGCTTAGACGTTATAAACCCTGATCTGGATGAAACGTGAAATAAAgagaataataaaaataaaaaaacaatgcaGAGGAGAAAGTCTATTTGCCTCAATTTATAGAGAGCGAGCTCAGCACTGACCTCATTGTGTGCTCTGTGCTGCTAGTCTCATGTTCAAAGACTGTTACAATAACATtaaagaggagacaggaagacagaaagTGCCTCTTTGTAAAAGTAACTTTTCTAGAACACAACTTTCTATATTCTACTAACATCCCATACGAAAGCAGAAAGACTGAcaaatacagtatgtatatagagaaaagaaatacaaaaaGTAAACATCATGACTTTCAAACGAAACAtgaataaaataataacaaattCAATTTCATTAAAATAGTGCTATAATAGGATAAGAGATAGCTTTTAGGCAATCGTTTACAGTCCTTtattaatacaaaataaataggTGATTGAATAGTAACTATTTGAACTTAATGGTAGGCCTACTTCCAAACTACCTGATGGAAGTTGATAATAAATAATCATCAAAACTTGAAAAACAAAAACTAATGTATGCTCAGTGCTCCTCAGGTGCTCCTTGAAAACAACATTTCTGGGAAATAATAAGGGAGATGGAAACAGACATTTGGATTCATTAGAAATACAGTATATCAATTTAGAAAATAAGTTATTATTTAAGAACAAAATGTTCCATGTAATAATCACCCAGTCATTTCCTATTTATAAAGCATTGTAAATGAAAGTGCCTCCGAAATATTTTGCATAGGGGAACAAAAGAAAACATAGATAGGCGCTCCATGCATACAGAAGGCGAAGTGGGGACTAAACTGAATGTATCACATAGTGCAAAACCCCGCAGAAGACAACGAGGTTTGGGTCGATCCCCTTAACCCACACTTTAAAACTAAAAGGaatcccaccccaccccacccccaaatCCCCAGCAATGTGGACTTTGGTCTCTCCAGTTAACAGCTTGATGTCAGGGTGTGAGACTGGCATAGTATGATGGACAGATCACCCTGACCCACTCCCTGTGTCTCGCTGGCCTCTAGCGCATCTTGTGATCATCAGCGTTGTTACCCATGTTGGTGCCAGGGCTGGGGTCCTGCTGTCGCCTGGGCTGTGTCGGAGGGGGGAACATATTTAATACAGCCAAAAATAccataatgagtgtgtgtgtgtgtgtaatgtgttgaAAGTAGCCTCAGATGGGGCATCAATGAGTGCAGTACATTCAGCAGAGGGCACCAGAGAGTTTCCAGCTGAGGCTAAGGGGGGGGAGTCATCAACATTACacgctttaaaaataaaaaatgacttGTCTGCCTGTCACAGATACATATGTTTATGCGTCTACTTCTAAATCTCTCCCAACATAGATATatgtaagacagacagacaggcagacagacagagggagaaagcagACGCTGGTAAAGGTCTCTGAGCTGAAATGGCATGTAGTCGTCATCCAAATGACTCACCATAATAGCTTCTTTTAAACCTGGTCTGGTTTAGTCTACTACTCTAATCCTAAATGAGACACTAACGCTCATCCATTCTTCCTCTTCAGAATCATTAACGGAAATAGTGTCTTCAAAAcaattaataatatatattataccGTAGTTATTTATTACTGCAATATTGTCAATTTAGGACATTTTATCAACTGGCCGATCACAGTGTTACTAGGTTGTTGGAGAGTGATTTTGAAAAcaaccacacacatgcacgcacgcacacgcatacacatgTGCGCTGCTCCCTTAGTTAAAAAAtgaaggaaaataaatatttgaagTGTCCTTGAGTCAGAGGAAAGAACGTCTATGTAAAGGTTCCCCCTTTCAGCCAAAACACACCAGTTACAGTTGGGCGATGAAAAAAGCCTTTCTCATACCACACACAATGTAACGTGAAGTGGACCACCCTCCAAAAcgaaaaaatcaatcaatcaggaAGGGTCACACACACTTTTTACAATGATCTGAAACATGGACTCAAtacataataatatactgtataaagtGTAACTACAGACAAAGGAATATGATTTTGATGATACACATTACAGTAAGCCTCAACCCTGAGTGGAGTGCTACCGTAattacagggggagggagagtatTAATCCTCTAATTCCACCTGCAGAATGGGGCTCCAGGCTGATAAAAAATGTACTATTTATTCTTCATCCATCTCATCTTCCTCAATCATCTAGATGGccatcactgtcctgtcctgtatcgCTCCTACACACATCCACAGACACCAAGAAAAACACAAAACCTGAACAAAGAACATGAACAAAACACGCAAAGGCCACACAACATGGGAATTACCCATATATGCTTTACTTAGACACACATACCCAAAGCTGACACTGACAACCTTGCTAGAAAAGAGCTGTGATTCTGGAACTAAATGACAGGTTTCTAAACCCTTTAGAGGCCTCCTAGCTCCCACTTTATGGCATACTGTCATTGTGCTGCTGGCCTTTATTGAGTTATGGTGGACTGAGTACAGGATCACAAGTTCAGACCACAGAAATGTAATGGTTGAATGTCCTCTAGAGCCAGGCGCCCACATCACATAAAAACAGGGTCCTGTGCTGTCCAATTGCAAATATTATCTTTTATctaaaataaaaacaacaatatCAGCCTCCTCCCTCCTTGAGAGGACTCCAGAGCAGGGGGATTCAACAATTTGAGAATTTGCTAAATGCTACAGTCCAATCAGAAAATTCTGAATCAGAGCAGTTCAGGAGACGACTTTCTGCTATTTCAACATAACTTGGATGGAAAAAAACGTGAAGAAAATGATTATGGGGTTTCATTTTTCCACCACAGTCAGTATTTGAGAATGAAAGGCATGGAAAGGGTTTAGTTGGAAGATGTGTCATACATTGACTACATGCACACCTTCCACACAATCCTGTTTGAGACTATCTCCTCCAGGCTCCATGTCAGAGACATCCATTTTCCTTTTTCTTTGACCAATAATACCTCCATGGCTTATTGATTTTCAGAAGAAAGGAGTCCATTCTTCCTGAGGGAGCTTGAGGGTATGTTACTGAGGGAGGAAATACTAGACGTGAACATGAAAGCACTCCTTCAgatgctctccccctccctccctctctctccctctcttcagaaTCATGTGCTGCCAAGCTGTGGCAGATATGTCCCAGCAGGCCTTGCAGCGGACTCCTCCGGCAGCAGGGTgagggtgggtggtgtgtgtgtgaggaggtcTGTTCTCCATTAGGCACtggggggagagtgtgtgtggggggtctgtCTTCCAGCTTATACCCTGGTAGGATTTCCTGGCCTGCACACATCATACTATCATAAAATCAgaaaatgcatttaaaaaaatccagaaaCCATATTCATATGACTGACCATGAGATTttggggaatgagagagaaggaaCCCACATTATCACTAAGCATTCATTACACAGTGTGTTAACTCAACAAATACTGTTGACATgtaactttctttctctctctcttcattcattCACATGCAGGCACTAAAACAAGCAGACTCAGATACTTTAAATTGTTCAAATACATGCACATGCTCTCGTGTTgattcacaaacacacagacacctcactacgcacacaaacacactcacgcatccaacacacacataccacacacaggGTTTAGTGCATGACAGAGAGATATTGAAAAGCAAAGAAGACAGACCCTAGTCCTTGAATGCCATCAGTCCCAGATTTTTGATGCCACAGGGTcctaaaaaaacacaatttggtTTTCATCTTAGGGAGGATGCATTTAGGATCAATCTGAGAATAAATGAATACGTTTCTTTGTGTTCTTATTATGAATAGACTCTTCATGCACTAAACCTACTGTAGATACCATAACAAACCATTTtgaataaaatacacacacacacacccgataaCTCAGACAAATACACAATAAGTTCAAGATTTGTGTTCGAGAGTTAAATATCTAAAACAAACCGGGTTGTTCACACAACTGTCATGGT
Coding sequences within it:
- the LOC112252342 gene encoding phagosome assembly factor 1 isoform X2, coding for MLDLEVVPERSLGHEQWEFALGMPLAQAISILQKHCRIIKNVQVLYSEQMPLSHDLILNLTQDGMKLLFDACNQRLKVIEVYDLSKVKLKYCGVHFNTQAIAPTIEQIDQSFGATHPGVYNAAEQLFHLNFRGLSFSFQLDSWNEAPKYEPNFAHGLASLQIPHGATVKRMYIYTGNNLQDTKAPVMPLACFLGNVYAECVDVLKNGAGPLGLRLRILTAGCGPGVMADAKVRAVERNIYFGDSCQDVLSALGSPHKVFYKSEDKMKIHSPSPHKQVPSKCNDYFFNYFTLGVDILFDSTTHLVKKFVLHTNFPGHYNFNIYHRCDFKIPLVIKKAADAQWEDCILTTYSKWDQIQELLGHPMEKPVVLHRSSSANNTNPFGSTFCFGLQRMIFEVMQNNHIASVTLYGAPRPSSRVRPEASAH
- the LOC112252342 gene encoding phagosome assembly factor 1 isoform X3, with translation MLDLEVVPERSLGHEQWEFALGMPLAQAISILQKHCRIIKNVQVLYSEQMPLSHDLILNLTQDGMKLLFDACNQRLKVIEVYDLSKVKLKYCGVHFNTQAIAPTIEQIDQSFGATHPGVYNAAEQLFHLNFRGLSFSFQLDSWNEAPKYEIPHGATVKRMYIYTGNNLQDTKAPVMPLACFLGNVYAECVDVLKNGAGPLGLRLRILTAGCGPGVMADAKVRAVERNIYFGDSCQDVLSALGSPHKVFYKSEDKMKIHSPSPHKQVPSKCNDYFFNYFTLGVDILFDSTTHLVKKFVLHTNFPGHYNFNIYHRCDFKIPLVIKKEAADAQWEDCILTTYSKWDQIQELLGHPMEKPVVLHRSSSANNTNPFGSTFCFGLQRMIFEVMQNNHIASVTLYGAPRPSSRVRPEASAH
- the LOC112252342 gene encoding phagosome assembly factor 1 isoform X1 — protein: MLDLEVVPERSLGHEQWEFALGMPLAQAISILQKHCRIIKNVQVLYSEQMPLSHDLILNLTQDGMKLLFDACNQRLKVIEVYDLSKVKLKYCGVHFNTQAIAPTIEQIDQSFGATHPGVYNAAEQLFHLNFRGLSFSFQLDSWNEAPKYEPNFAHGLASLQIPHGATVKRMYIYTGNNLQDTKAPVMPLACFLGNVYAECVDVLKNGAGPLGLRLRILTAGCGPGVMADAKVRAVERNIYFGDSCQDVLSALGSPHKVFYKSEDKMKIHSPSPHKQVPSKCNDYFFNYFTLGVDILFDSTTHLVKKFVLHTNFPGHYNFNIYHRCDFKIPLVIKKEAADAQWEDCILTTYSKWDQIQELLGHPMEKPVVLHRSSSANNTNPFGSTFCFGLQRMIFEVMQNNHIASVTLYGAPRPSSRVRPEASAH